From a region of the Phaseolus vulgaris cultivar G19833 chromosome 6, P. vulgaris v2.0, whole genome shotgun sequence genome:
- the LOC137832818 gene encoding phosphatidylserine decarboxylase proenzyme 2-like, whose amino-acid sequence MGHEHSKLSEPKGSRRARFKERLRRHLHRRQSGNGSSAKKTLTADSFAGIALLALLSAEMKFKDKWIACVSLGEQTFRTSTSESTDKPVWNSEKKLLLEQNGAHVARISVFETNKLSSNTLVGYCEVDLLEFLTKDPDSETEVFNLLDPSVPGKVVGNICISCSVEDPIETEKGFVRRILSIVDYNEDGMLSFSEFSDLIDAFGNQVANSKKEELFRAADKNGDGVVSMDELTSLLTFQQEQEPLLNCCPVCGEVLQISDRLNSMIHLTLCFDEGTGNQVMAGGFLTDKQASYGWFFKLSEWAHFSSYDVGIRSGSSASHILVYDWKSQRLVEEIIDKKIVLSMRVIYQSKIGLGLMDIGVKELLQSISEKQGARMDSPESSADIPKFIESFKDQINLAEVKYPLEHFKTFNEFFIRELKPGSRPIASAESADIAVCAADCRLSAFKSVDDSKRFWIKGRKFSVQGLLGKDMCSSAFVDGTMVIFRLAPQDYHRFHFPVSGIVEQFVDIPGCLYTVNPIAVNSKYCNVFTENKRVVSIISTENFGKVAFVAIGATMVGSITFTKKKGDNVQKGDEFGYFSFGGSTVICLFEKDSIAIDEYLLANSTRSLETLVSLGMRLGVSTRKLT is encoded by the exons ATGGGTCATGAACACTCCAAATTGTCAGAACCAAAGGGATCGCGTCGTGCTCGCTTCAAAGAGCGTTTGCGTCGTCACCTTCACCGCCGTCAAAGCGGCAACGGCTCTTCCGCTAAAAAGACCCTCACCGCCGATAGCTTCGCCGGAATCGCTCTCCTCGCCCTCCTTAGC GCGGAGATGAAGTTCAAAGATAAATGGATTGCGTGCGTGTCTCTCGGAGAACAGACTTTTCGTACGAGCACGTCTGAGAG CACAGACAAACCAGTTTGGAACTCA GAAAAGAAACTTCTTTTAGAACAGAATGGGGCTCATGTTGCAAGAATCTCCGTCTTCGAG ACGAACAAACTGTCCAGCAATACTCTTGTTGGATACTGTGAGGTTGATCTActtgaatttctgaccaag GATCCTGATTCTGAGACCGAGGTATTCAACCTTTTAGATCCGTCAGTGCCTGGAAAAGTTGTTGGCAACATTTGCATTTCATGCTCTGTAGAG GATCCAATTGAAACGGAGAAAGGCTTTGTTAGACGCATTCTATCTATAGTG GACTACAATGAAGATGGGATGCTTTCATTTTCTGAATTTTCTGATCTAATTGATGCTTTTGGCAATCAAGTTGCAAACAGCAAG aAAGAAGAGCTGTTCAGAGCAGCAGACAAGAATGGAGATGGTGTTGTGAGCATGGACGAGTTGACTTCACTTCTTACTTTTCAGCAAGAACA GGAACCATTATTGAATTGCTGTCCTGTGTGTGGTGAGGTTCTTCAGATTTCTGACCGGTTGAACAGCATGATCCACTTAACTCTTTGTTTTGATGAAGGGACTGGTAACCAGGTGATGGCTGGAGGATTCTTGACAGATAAGCAGGCTTCTTATGG GTGGTTCTTCAAACTGAGCGAATGGGCCCATTTCTCGTCCTATGATGTTGGAATTCGATCTGGATCAAGTGCATCCCATATCCTG GTATATGATTGGAAGTCTCAAAGGCTTGTTGAAGAAATAATTGACAAAAAGATTGTTTTGTCAATGAGAGTCATTTATCAGTCAAAAATAGGTCTTGGCCTAATGGACAtag GGGTGAAGGAGCTCTTGCAAAGCATTTCTGAAAAGCAGGGAGCACGAATGGATTCACCTGAATCGTCTGCAGATATTCCAAAATTTATTGAATCTTTTAAG GATCAAATTAATTTGGCTGAAGTCAAATATCCACTGGAACACTTTAAG ACATTCAATGAATTTTTCATTAGAGAGTTAAAACCTGGTTCTAGACCAATTGCTTCTGCTGAAAGTGCTGACATTGCTGTATGTGCTGCTGATTGCCGTCTTTCCGCATTTAAATCAGTTGATGATAGTAAAAGATTCTGGATCAAG GGTCGAAAGTTTTCAGTTCAAGGTCTTTTGGGGAAAGATATGTGTTCCAGTGCTTTTGTTGATGGAACAATGGTGATTTTCCGTTTGGCACCACAG gATTATCACCGTTTCCATTTTCCAGTATCAGGAATTGTTGAGCAATTTGTAGATATCCCTGGATGCTTGTATACT GTCAATCCCATCGCTGTAAATAGCAAGTACTGTAATGTCTTCACGGAGAACAAGAGAGTTGTTTCAATAATTTCAACAGAAAATTTTGGAAAG GTGGCATTTGTTGCAATTGGAGCCACAATGGTTGGTAGCATTACttttacaaagaaaaagggcGACAATGTCCAGAAGGGAGATGAG TTTGGATATTTCTCATTCGGTGGGAGCACTGTCATTTGCCTTTTTGAAAAG GATTCAATTGCAATTGATGAATATCTTCTGGCGAATAGCACCAGATCACTGGAGACCTTGGTTTCTCTAGGGATGAGATTGGGCGTCTCCACGAGAAAATTGACGTGA
- the LOC137832821 gene encoding large ribosomal subunit protein eL42, producing the protein MVNVPKTKKTYCKSKECRKHTLHKVTQYKKGKDSIAAQGKRRYDRKQSGYGGQTKPVFHKKAKTTKKIVLRLQCQGCKHVSQHPIKRCKHFEIGGDKKGKGTSLF; encoded by the exons ATG GTGAACGTTCCAAAAACTAAGAAGACATACTGCAAGAGTAAGGAGTGCAGGAAGCACACTCTGCACAAGGTTACGCAATACAAGAAGGGTAAGGATAGCATTGCTGCCCAGGGAAAACGCCGTTACGATCGCAAACAATCCGGTTATGGTGGACAAACTAAGCCTGTTTTCCACAAGAAG GCTAAGACCACCAAGAAGATTGTCTTGAGGTTGCAATGTCAGGGTTGCAAGCATGTCTCCCAACACCCAATTAAG AGGTGCAAGCACTTTGAGATTGGTGGTGACAAGAAGGGCAAGGGAACATCTCTTTTCTAA
- the LOC137832820 gene encoding putative clathrin assembly protein At1g03050: MPPSSKLRRALGAVKDQTSIGLAKVGSSASLADLDVAIVKATRHDEYPAEEKYIREILSLTCYSRAFISSCVNTLARRLNKTKSWTVALKTLILIERLLLEGDPAYEQEIFFSTRRGTRLLNMSDFRDNSKSGSWDFSAFVRTCALYLDERLEYKMQSRRGKRSMYSFDEEEEREREREREREREREREIDKETEKERDMAGRSTPVHNMKLEQIFSKMQHLHLLLERFLACRPTGAAKNHRIVIVALYPIVKESFQIYYDISEILSVLIDRFPDMEVQECVKVYDIFCRVGKQFDELDPFYGWSRNIGIARSSEYPEIERITLKKLEVMEEFIKDKSALAQCSRPEILQYTNEEEEEEEVEVEPEPEPEPEPEEDPNATKALPPPEEIKEEPVEEVKEEPKEERVVQTEGDLLNLGDDTMTNEAQGDKLALALFDGEAAVAAASSTQALPWHAFDEEADWETALVQSTTNLSNQKPTYGGGFDTLLLDGMYKHAEMNKAMEGAGYGGSGSSSSVALGSAGRPSMLALPAPPTSGGPGDSNSDPFAASLAVAPPSYVQMSEMEKKQRFLLEEQMMWQQYGKDGMQGQTALDKLHSNNNNNNNYNSYNGGYQQNYSNF; encoded by the exons ATGCCACCAAGCTCAAAACTGAGAAGAGCCCTTGGGGCAGTGAAGGATCAAACAAGCATAGGACTAGCAAAGGTGGGAAGCAGCGCCTCACTTGCAGACCTTGATGtggccattgtgaaggcaacgAGGCACGATGAATACCCTGCTGAAGAGAAGTACATAAGGGAGATTCTGAGCCTCACATGTTACTCTCGAGCATTCATCAGTTCATGTGTAAACACCCTTGCAAGGCGTCTCAACAAGACTAAAAGCTGGACTGTGGCTCTCAAAACACTTATTCTGATTGAAAGGTTGCTGTTAGAAGGTGATCCTGCGTACGAGCAGGAAATTTTCTTCTCCACTCGACGCGGGACTCGCCTTCTCAACATGTCTGATTTTCGTGACAACTCCAAGTCTGGTTCATGGGACTTCTCTGCGTTTGTGCGCACGTGTGCATTGTATCTGGATGAAAGGCTTGAGTACAAGATGCAGAGCCGGCGCGGGAAGCGTAGCATGTATAGttttgatgaagaagaggagagagaaagagaaagagagagagaaagagaaagagaaagagaaagagaaatagacaaagaaacagaaaaagaaagagatatGGCTGGAAGATCCACACCAGTACATAACATGAAGTTAGAGCAAATCTTTTCCAAAATGCAGCATTTGCACTTGCTTCTTGAGCGCTTTTTAGCTTGCCGCCCCACAG GGGCCGCAAAGAACCATCGAATTGTGATAGTGGCTCTCTACCCAATTGTGAAAGAGAGTTTTCAGATATACTATGATATCTCAGAAATACTGAGTGTGTTGATTGATCGGTTCCCTGACATGGAGGTACAGGAGTGTGTGAAGGTGTACGACATTTTTTGCCGCGTTGGGAAGCAATTTGATGAGCTAGACCCCTTCTACGGATGGTCCAGGAACATTGGAATTGCACGTTCTTCGGAGTACCCTGAGATAGAAAGAATCACGTTAAAGAAGTTAGAGGTCATGGAAGAGTTTATCAAGGACAAATCCGCCTTAGCACAGTGCAGCAGACCTGAAATACTACAGTATAcgaatgaagaagaagaggaggaagaagtaGAAGTGGAACCGGAACCGGAACCGGAGCCAGAACCAGAAGAGGATCCTAATGCAACTAAGGCACTACCACCACCTGAGGAAATCAAGGAGGAGCCTGTTGAAGAGGTGAAGGAAGAGCCAAAGGAAGAAAGAGTTGTGCAGACAGAGGGTGATTTGTTGAATTTAGGAGATGACACGATGACAAATGAAGCACAAGGGGATAAACTAGCCTTGGCCTTGTTTGATGGAGAAGCTGCAGTAGCAGCAGCAAGTTCCACACAAGCACTTCCATGGCATGCATTTGATGAAGAGGCAGATTGGGAAACAGCACTAGTGCAATCAACAACCAACTTGTCCAACCAAAAGCCTACATATGGTGGTGGCTTTGATACATTGTTGTTGGATGGCATGTATAAACATGCAGAGATGAATAAAGCCATGGAAGGAGCAGGGTATGGGGGGAGTGGAAGTTCTAGTAGTGTTGCACTTGGTTCAGCTGGAAGGCCTTCAATGCTAGCATTGCCAGCACCCCCAACATCAGGAGGACCTGGAGATTCCAATTCAGATCCATTTGCAGCTTCATTGGCTGTGGCACCTCCCTCCTACGTTCAAATGTCAGAGATGGAGAAGAAGCAGAGGTTTTTGCTTGAAGAACAGATGATGTGGCAGCAATACGGAAAGGATGGCATGCAAGGACAAACAGCTCTCGATAAACTGCActctaacaataataataataataattataattcttACAATGGAGGGTATCAGCAAAATTACAGCAACTTTTAA
- the LOC137832819 gene encoding peroxidase 43 isoform X2, which produces MMMLGVLSLLFFSFLMGCSEGQLQVGFYSNTCPQGCDGSILIDNGPQSERQAFGHQGVRGFDVIEKAKAQLEGSCPGVVSCADIVALAAREAIVMANGPTYQVPTGRRDGLVSNISLADDMPDVSDSIEVLKTKFLNKGLTVKDLVLLSGAHTIGTSACFFMTNRLYNFFPSGGGSDPSISPNFLPQLQTKCPQNGDVNVRLALDEGSEQNFDIHILKNIREGFAVLESDARLNDDIATKGVLDSYFTPFGPLFEPSFEADFVDSFVRMGQIGVKTGFLGEIRSVCSEFN; this is translated from the exons ATGATGATGCTCGGTGTTTTGTCTCTCTTATTCTTCTCATTCTTAATGGGTTGTTCTGAGGGTCAACTCCAAGTAGGTTTCTACTCCAACACTTGTCCTCAG GGTTGTGATGGTTCAATTCTGATTGACAATGGTCCACAATCAGAGAGACAGGCATTTGGACATCAAGGGGTTAGAGGGTTTGATGTGATAGAAAAAGCCAAGGCACAGTTGGAAGGGTCTTGCCCTGGTGTGGTTTCTTGTGCAGACATAGTGGCATTGGCAGCTAGAGAGGCTATTGTCATG GCAAATGGACCAACATATCAAGTTCCAACAGGGAGGAGAGATGGGTTGGTTTCAAATATTTCACTTGCAGATGACATGCCAGATGTTAGTGATTCAATTGAGGTACTCAAGACAAAGTTTCTGAACAAGGGTCTCACAGTGAAAGACCTTGTTCTTCTCAGTG gTGCACATACAATTGGAACCTCAGCATGCTTCTTTATGACTAACAGATTGTACAACTTTTTTCCAAGTGGTGGAGGATCAGACCCATCAATTAGTCCAAATTTTCTCCCACAGCTTCAGACAAAGTGCCCTCAGAATGGGGATGTTAATGTTCGGCTAGCCCTTGACGAAGGTAGTGAGCAGAATTTTGACATACACATTCTGAAGAACATAAGGGAAGGTTTTGCTGTTCTAGAATCTGATGCCAGACTCAATGATGACATAGCCACCAAGGGAGTCCTTGACTCTTACTTTACTCCCTTTGGTCCATTGTTTGAGCCTTCTTTTGAAGCTGATTTTGTTGATTCATTCGTGAGGATGGGCCAAATTGGTGTGAAGACAGGTTTCCTTGGAGAAATTAGGAGTGTGTGTTCAGAGTTCAATTGA
- the LOC137832819 gene encoding peroxidase 43 isoform X1: MMMLGVLSLLFFSFLMGCSEGQLQVGFYSNTCPQVDSIVRDVVREAALSDTSMAAVLLRLHFHDCFVEGCDGSILIDNGPQSERQAFGHQGVRGFDVIEKAKAQLEGSCPGVVSCADIVALAAREAIVMANGPTYQVPTGRRDGLVSNISLADDMPDVSDSIEVLKTKFLNKGLTVKDLVLLSGAHTIGTSACFFMTNRLYNFFPSGGGSDPSISPNFLPQLQTKCPQNGDVNVRLALDEGSEQNFDIHILKNIREGFAVLESDARLNDDIATKGVLDSYFTPFGPLFEPSFEADFVDSFVRMGQIGVKTGFLGEIRSVCSEFN; the protein is encoded by the exons ATGATGATGCTCGGTGTTTTGTCTCTCTTATTCTTCTCATTCTTAATGGGTTGTTCTGAGGGTCAACTCCAAGTAGGTTTCTACTCCAACACTTGTCCTCAGGTAGATTCCATTGTCCGTGATGTTGTTAGAGAAGCTGCTCTCTCTGATACCAGCATGGCTGCTGTCTTGCTCAGACTTCATTTCCATGACTGCTTTGTTGAG GGTTGTGATGGTTCAATTCTGATTGACAATGGTCCACAATCAGAGAGACAGGCATTTGGACATCAAGGGGTTAGAGGGTTTGATGTGATAGAAAAAGCCAAGGCACAGTTGGAAGGGTCTTGCCCTGGTGTGGTTTCTTGTGCAGACATAGTGGCATTGGCAGCTAGAGAGGCTATTGTCATG GCAAATGGACCAACATATCAAGTTCCAACAGGGAGGAGAGATGGGTTGGTTTCAAATATTTCACTTGCAGATGACATGCCAGATGTTAGTGATTCAATTGAGGTACTCAAGACAAAGTTTCTGAACAAGGGTCTCACAGTGAAAGACCTTGTTCTTCTCAGTG gTGCACATACAATTGGAACCTCAGCATGCTTCTTTATGACTAACAGATTGTACAACTTTTTTCCAAGTGGTGGAGGATCAGACCCATCAATTAGTCCAAATTTTCTCCCACAGCTTCAGACAAAGTGCCCTCAGAATGGGGATGTTAATGTTCGGCTAGCCCTTGACGAAGGTAGTGAGCAGAATTTTGACATACACATTCTGAAGAACATAAGGGAAGGTTTTGCTGTTCTAGAATCTGATGCCAGACTCAATGATGACATAGCCACCAAGGGAGTCCTTGACTCTTACTTTACTCCCTTTGGTCCATTGTTTGAGCCTTCTTTTGAAGCTGATTTTGTTGATTCATTCGTGAGGATGGGCCAAATTGGTGTGAAGACAGGTTTCCTTGGAGAAATTAGGAGTGTGTGTTCAGAGTTCAATTGA